The genome window CATCGTTCTGTCTTATTGTTCATCTGGGATATTTTCAGATGTGGTGACTGTCCAAGGTGCTGAAGTCGGGAGCTGTCCAAAATCACTCAAACAGCGCGGTCGCATCTGTAGTTTCAACCAATCAATCTGTGTTTAAGAAGTTATAATCAGTTGTTATTGTGTGCACATGaactttctctcactttttatgttaattatcTGTGGTATGAGCAGACTCAGCTGTGTTATAACGAGATATATTAGATTGCTTCACTTGGTGAATGGCACTGAAATTAATATTAGTAATAGCGTTAACTGTCCCGTCTCGCTTGCCGTAGGAAACACGGAAAACCTGTGGGCATGGTGGTCGTCAGTTAGCCTGCTAGCCGTTCTAGGCTATTTATTATCATGGCAAAATGTTCAGGAAAAGGGGATATTTTGCATGTTGACGGAAGAGGGCGTGGCGGGGATGTGGCTGAATAATGGGAAACGTTTTTGCGAGAAAGAGTCGACCTTCTCGTGTAACGGAACAAGACAAAGCCATTTTGGTGAGCTGCTAGCAGTGGTAGCAGCAGATTAGTCTCGTTACATGAACACAGTGCTGGTTAGCTAACTAGCTCTCTTACAGTTTAAGTACTTTTGTATTACTGCTTttaatttgatatatttttcaGAACTTTTACTTGGATCTCATTTCTATTAAGTTTGTATTCATGTAGATGGTACATAATACTATAAATGTCTGAATTGGTGCTTTGTTTCATAGCAattgaagcagcagagagataAGCTGAAGCAGTATCAAAAGAAAATCACCCTGCAACTGGATAAAGAGCGACTTCTTGCAAAGCAGCTGCTAAAACATGGCAAAAAAGAGTGAGTATGACAAAAATGAACCAGAAATAGCAGCAAAACAGATTGTATACACATAGCACCATGTAGTTGTTATGAGAGTAGCAGCCCAGTACAGCCTGAATGGCATTAGTTTTATTCTTCATGCAAGCCCACACACTGTGGTACCACACTAACATACATATAATCTGTGCTGTAGTGTAATTACCTTTTTCTGTCATTGCAGAAAAGCACTCCTGCTTCTTAAGAAAAAACGATATCAGCATCAGCTACTAGACAAGACCGAAAATCAGATTTCAAACTTAGAGCGTATGGTGAGTTTTGTCAAATCACTAGCATCAGTACCAAGTTCCACTGCAGTGTTATAGTTTAATAACGTTTGACAATTTATACCCAAATGAGGAacaaagtttgttttctcttgatATACATCGTAGTTGCAGATTTATAGTTGATGCATTAATGTTAAAGAGTAACATTACTTAGCTTTCAAGCAACTTTTATGAAAAATCTACTACTGTGAAAAAGTATAGAAAATTATGTACTcgtactgtaaataataaatctagtatagactttaattatttaaaatgtttattctattaaaatcacattttatcataGTGCAGTGTTGTGtgagaaaaaactgttttccaTGACCTATAGATGGCatggtatttttatttgtcaagCATATCTGTAgttctgtgtgtttacctgatGATATTTGCCAACAGGTTCAAGATATTGAGTTCATGCAAATTGAGATGAAAGTCATCGAGGGGCTTAAGGTTGGAAATGATTGTCTGAAGAGTATGCACGAGGTAttctttgatgttttatttgccttttgGGTGAAATATGCTATTTATATTATTGCGATTATAGTCTTAGATGCTGAATGTGCGTATACTTTAACAATGTCAGAGTTTCCACTGATAAGCATGCTTTCTTTAATGTGATCCTTGGGAGAGGATTGAGCAGCAGAGAAAGCTTGTGGTTTGTGTTAGCATAGCTGGTGCACATTGTTTGAAGATTAAAGGATTAAGAAGCAAAGCCttgactgcagctgtgtgactCCTGCACATCCTCGGATACAGTGCAGAGATCTCACTGAATTGTTGAAAACATGTTCGACTCAAAACTCTTTTCTGTTGTAATGTGGGttatttttccttatttgtGACAGATTATGTCAGTAGAAGATGTGGAGAGAATCCTGGATGAGACCCAGGAGTCAATTGAATACCAGAGAGTAAGCATATTCTTCCTATTTGTAAAATGCACCTGCATAGAGTGATTTCTATTTCCCAGTAATAACTAAAACCAGTACTGCATGTAAGCTTTATAtcttaaatgtattaaaactgCATATAACTAGTGGTcaggagaaaggaaaaacagtGACCTGTTTATATCTTCATAACTCACTATATGTTTAATGGATGCAGACTACTTAAACTACATATTTTCCATGTCCACAGTTACAGTATATGTCTTATGGCTTAATTCAGCAGTAAAACTGAGCTGTCAACACACTGTCAGCTAACACATTTTTCTGCCCTTGCAGCAAATAGATGAAATGCTAGCTGGAGCTCTGACACAAGAGGATGAGGATGCTGTTATAGCAGAGCTGGAAGCTATCACTCAGGTGGGAATTAAGCTCCATGTTTAGCCCTTATTAATACCCTGAATGTTTGCTGAGCATGTAACACCACATTTATAGTTAGAAACACTGGAGCCTGGTGTAACCACTGGCTTGAGGCCACTTAGCACTTCCACTGGAGCAGTGATGTGGTGAAAGCTCTGATTCAGTTGAGTTGAGTGGGAATTTCATACTAAAACTGTTCGTATTTTGACCTTAGATTTGAATATCTGCCTCTTGAGGAAAGGGGAGTAATTTTAGCAGAGTTTGTAATTAAGCCACAGCATTCATTTGAAGTAATAACAGGCTGTTATTGAAGCTGTTGCCGATATGAGTTTGGTTGATTCATAATAATTAAACTAAAGATGATTTGTGATCTATTTATTAT of Anabas testudineus chromosome 8, fAnaTes1.2, whole genome shotgun sequence contains these proteins:
- the LOC113160174 gene encoding charged multivesicular body protein 6-like; this translates as MGNVFARKSRPSRVTEQDKAILQLKQQRDKLKQYQKKITLQLDKERLLAKQLLKHGKKEKALLLLKKKRYQHQLLDKTENQISNLERMVQDIEFMQIEMKVIEGLKVGNDCLKSMHEIMSVEDVERILDETQESIEYQRQIDEMLAGALTQEDEDAVIAELEAITQGEDVALPAVPSEPIPEVPEAAKVEPERRESKNKPDREMLSA